In the Burkholderia glumae LMG 2196 = ATCC 33617 genome, one interval contains:
- a CDS encoding thioredoxin fold domain-containing protein gives MKTRIRIALAAAALTVGLTSRAAEPPPALTDAQMLRVQAAPAIVEGASGARVKSTLYVFMDPNCIYCHLMWKALRPYEAAGLQVHWIPLAFLKPDSAGKAAALLKAPDGGAALLDTLETKYSEKDESGGIAPLTVVPADAKAKLDANAAMFKALGFDGTPTVLFRSHDGKWLGLDGLPRLSMLPGMLNMVEQPITDPELQRYR, from the coding sequence ATGAAGACACGGATCCGCATCGCCCTGGCCGCCGCGGCCTTGACGGTCGGACTGACGAGCCGGGCGGCCGAGCCGCCGCCCGCCCTGACCGACGCGCAAATGCTGCGCGTGCAGGCGGCGCCGGCCATCGTCGAAGGCGCGAGCGGGGCACGGGTCAAGTCCACGCTCTACGTGTTCATGGACCCGAACTGCATCTACTGCCACCTGATGTGGAAGGCGCTGCGGCCCTACGAGGCGGCCGGCCTGCAGGTCCACTGGATTCCGCTCGCGTTCCTCAAGCCCGATTCGGCCGGCAAGGCTGCCGCGCTGCTGAAGGCGCCCGACGGCGGTGCGGCGCTGCTCGACACGCTCGAGACGAAGTATTCGGAGAAGGACGAGTCGGGCGGCATTGCGCCGTTGACGGTGGTGCCGGCCGACGCGAAGGCGAAGCTCGACGCGAACGCGGCGATGTTCAAGGCGCTCGGCTTCGACGGCACGCCCACCGTGCTGTTCCGCAGCCACGACGGCAAATGGCTCGGGCTCGACGGCCTGCCGCGCCTGAGCATGCTGCCCGGCATGCTGAACATGGTCGAGCAGCCCATCACCGACCCGGAGCTGCAGCGCTACCGTTGA
- a CDS encoding malonic semialdehyde reductase — translation MTLSDSALDQLFRTARTHNAWQPKPVDDALLRQLVELTLWGPTSANASPARFVFVKSPEAKARLKPALPEGNLEKTMSAPVTVIIGMDLAFHDHLPKLFPHADARSWFAGNDALIEATAFRNSSLQGAYLILAARALGLDAGPMSGFDEAKVEAEFFAGTRIKANFLVNLGYGDESGLFPRSPRFAFDEAARIE, via the coding sequence ATGACGCTTTCCGATTCCGCCCTCGACCAACTGTTCCGCACCGCACGCACGCACAACGCCTGGCAGCCCAAGCCGGTGGACGACGCGCTGCTGCGCCAGCTCGTCGAGCTGACCCTCTGGGGGCCGACCTCGGCGAACGCGAGCCCCGCGCGCTTCGTGTTCGTCAAATCGCCGGAGGCGAAGGCGCGGCTCAAGCCGGCACTCCCCGAAGGTAATCTCGAAAAGACCATGAGCGCGCCCGTGACCGTGATCATCGGCATGGACCTGGCGTTCCACGACCACCTGCCGAAGCTGTTCCCGCATGCCGACGCGCGCAGCTGGTTCGCCGGCAACGACGCGCTGATCGAGGCGACGGCGTTCCGCAACAGCTCGCTGCAGGGCGCCTATCTGATCCTTGCCGCGCGCGCGCTCGGCCTCGACGCGGGCCCGATGTCGGGCTTCGACGAGGCCAAGGTGGAGGCCGAGTTCTTCGCCGGGACGCGGATCAAGGCGAACTTCCTCGTCAACCTCGGCTACGGCGACGAGTCCGGCCTGTTCCCGCGCAGCCCGCGTTTTGCGTTCGACGAAGCCGCGCGCATCGAGTAA
- a CDS encoding alpha-ketoglutarate-dependent dioxygenase AlkB family protein: protein MDDLFDSRPEPDLDWYPDWLPPADADALLARLIAEVAWRQDAIRTPRGMIPLPRLTAWQGEPDAVYVYSGIRNEPAPWSPAVAELRARAQAACRARFNSVLLNRYRTGTDGMGWHADDEPELGAAPVIASVSLGATRVFHLRHEATRVVRAYRLTHGSLLVMRGATQRDWVHRLAKAPAVQGERVNLTFRLVMPRRKP, encoded by the coding sequence ATGGACGATTTGTTCGATTCCCGGCCCGAGCCCGATCTCGACTGGTATCCCGACTGGCTGCCGCCCGCCGACGCCGATGCGCTGCTCGCGCGCCTGATCGCGGAAGTCGCCTGGCGGCAGGACGCGATCCGCACGCCGCGCGGCATGATCCCGCTGCCGCGCCTGACGGCCTGGCAGGGCGAGCCCGATGCCGTCTACGTCTATTCGGGCATCCGCAACGAACCGGCGCCGTGGTCCCCCGCCGTGGCCGAGTTGCGCGCGCGCGCCCAGGCCGCCTGCCGCGCGCGCTTCAACAGCGTGCTGCTGAACCGCTATCGCACGGGCACCGACGGCATGGGCTGGCACGCCGACGACGAGCCCGAACTCGGCGCGGCGCCCGTGATCGCCTCGGTCAGCCTCGGCGCGACGCGCGTGTTCCATCTGCGGCACGAGGCAACGCGCGTCGTGCGGGCCTACCGGCTCACGCACGGCAGCCTGCTCGTGATGCGCGGCGCGACGCAGCGCGACTGGGTCCACCGCCTGGCCAAGGCGCCGGCCGTGCAGGGCGAGCGCGTCAACCTGACGTTCCGCCTCGTGATGCCGCGCCGCAAGCCATGA